In Erigeron canadensis isolate Cc75 chromosome 7, C_canadensis_v1, whole genome shotgun sequence, one DNA window encodes the following:
- the LOC122607395 gene encoding zinc finger protein ZAT10, which produces MAVEALNSPTTATTPLFRQDSGNHLKYLESWTKGKRSKRPRQPTEEEYLAFCLLLLARDGRDKTEELSRPHKRASSPPMSIVPPLHLLHKCSVCDKAFGSYQALGGHKASHRKNNPDEVEILFKAGAETEHVVAPTATTSSNSGTHGVISGRSHECNICHRSFASGQALGGHKRRHYDGVIGGGAARAASGITSSEGVGSTNSQRGFDLNLPAMPEFFPGFIDEEVESPHPAKKSRLSPKLEIVTHH; this is translated from the coding sequence ATGGCTGTTGAAGCTTTGAATTCTCCAACAACGGCAACTACACCTTTGTTTCGACAAGATTCCGGCAACCATCTAAAGTATTTGGAATCATGGACTAAAGGAAAAAGATCAAAAAGGCCACGTCAACCAACAGAAGAAGAGTATCTTGCTTTCTGTCTTTTGTTACTAGCCCGTGATGGGCGTGATAAAACAGAAGAATTATCACGCCCACATAAACGGGCTAGCTCACCACCTATGAGTATTGTCCCACCGCTACACTTACTTCATAAGTGTAGCGTCTGTGACAAGGCTTTTGGGTCCTACCAAGCTCTTGGTGGACATAAAGCCAGTCACAGAAAAAATAACCCAGATGAAGTCGAAATTTTATTTAAAGCTGGGGCTGAAACTGAACACGTGGTTGCACCAACAGCCACCACGTCATCAAATAGTGGGACACATGGTGTGATTAGTGGAAGAAGTCACGAGTGTAATATTTGTCACCGGTCATTTGCGTCCGGACAAGCTTTAGGTGGACACAAACGACGTCACTATGACGGAGTTATCGGTGGCGGTGCTGCTCGTGCCGCCAGCGGTATTACGTCATCAGAAGGCGTTGGGTCTACCAATAGTCAACGCGGGTTTGACCTCAACCTCCCAGCGATGCCGGAATTTTTTCCTGGATTCATCGACGAGGAGGTTGAAAGCCCGCACCCGGCGAAGAAGTCTAGACTTTCTCCAAAGTTAGAGATAGTCACACatcattaa